The Candidatus Tumulicola sp. region GGGCTTTCCGCTCGACGACGACGCCCTCGCGCGCGAGCTCGTACAGCCGCTTTCCGCCGTGATGCAGCGCCGAAAACATCGGCGGCGTTTGCTCGATACGTCCAACGAACGACTCGAGCGCGGCGGGCAGCGCTTGCGCCCAGTTCGCTGGAACGGGCTGCGACGCGATCGTACGCCCGACTGCGTCCTGCGTGTCGGTCGCGATGCCGGCGACGAAGGTGCACGCGTACGCCTTGCGGCGATCGTCCAACAGCGGGATCAGACGTGTCGCTTTCCCGACGGCGATCGGCAACACGCCGGCGGCTTGTGGGTCGAGCGTCCCCAGATGGCCTGCCGGCAGCCGGCGATCGCCTGAAGCAATTCGCAATATCCGGCGCACACGGCTTACTGCCTGCGTCGACGTCAAGCCGGCCGGTTTAAAAAGATTGATGAAGCCGAGCATGGTTTCGAAGACGTCCGCGGACTACAGGGTTCCGCGCAGCTCCTTGCGCAATGCGCCGATCGCTCCAAGCACGGCGCCGGCCGCAACGATCAGGGCGGCCGCTACGCCGAACGCTAACACGCGCGTTACCGCCCACACGGCGAATAGCGCACCGCCAGCGCCCATCAGAAAATATCCCGATCGCAGCCAGCGCGCCGCCGGAAAGCGGCTGCCGATGAACCAGCCACCAACTATTCCAAACAGTGCGATGAAGATGCCGGCGCACAACGGCACGGCACCGTGCGTCACAGACCTTCTTCGACCAGCGCCGCATCGACCGCGGCGAACGCATCTTGGAGCGGGCCGGTGTACGATAGTCCGGAGGCGCGGAAATGACCGCCGCCACCCAACCGCGCGGCCGCAGCTTGCACGTTCACGCGTCCGTTCGAGCGCAGGCTAACGCGGATCTCGCCTTCGATCGCTTTGAATAACGCCGACACTTCGACGCCCTCTTGCCCGCGTATCGTGTTCACGGTGTCCTCGGTATCTTCACCGTCGGCCCCCGTCTGCTCTAGCATCTCGTCGTCGACGTACGAGTAACAATAGCGTCCGTCGTGCGCGAACGTCATGTTGTCGATGATCCGTCCCAACAGACGCGTTGCGGCAACGCGTTTGCGCAAAAAGACTTCTTCGGTGATCTCTTCTTTATCTGCGCCAAGCCGCATGAGTTCGGCACCGAGTTCCAACACGTCCGGTAATGTGTTGGAGTGCATGAAACCGCCGGTGTCGGTCATTACCGCGGTAAGAATGCACGTCGCGATATCGGCGTCTAGCGGGGCACCGAGTTCGCGCAGGATGTGCATCACCGTGCTGCCGGTCGAGCACTCTTTCTCGAGTACATAGTTAAATTTGCCGAACAACGAGTTGCCGAGGTGATGATCGATGTCCAGCACGTTGTCCCGGTCGATCGCGGGCAAGGATTCGCCCGCCCGTCCACTGTCGCTCATGTCGCAAAACACGAAAAGGGTATCGGCCGGCAAATCCTCGGGCAATTTGGACTGAACGCGATCGGCCGCCGGCATGAAACGAAGATTGCGCGGAACCACGCCCTCTTGGAAATAGAGCACGCGCTTGCCGAGCTTTTCGAGCGCCAGACCCAAGGCGAGCCCTGCGCCTAAGGTGTCGCCGTCCGGCTTCACGTGGCTGACCATCACGAACGTCGAGCGTTTGCGCAGCTGAGCGACGACTTCGGCGGTCGTCGCCAACCGCGGCGTTTCTTGGATCATGCTTGGGTCTCGCCCGCCGCTTCGCGCAGCGTTTTTGCCAACGCGATCGCCCGTTCCGACGACCGGTCTTCAATGAATGTAAGATCCGGCGTGTGCCGGAGTTCGATCTTGCGGCCGAGTTCGCCACGCAGAAACCGGCTGGCGTGCTGCAGCGCTTCGAGCGACTGCTGCGCCGCGTGCCGGTCACCGATGACCGAAACGAACACCTTGCAGTGTTGCAAGTCGTCGCTCACTTCGGCGCGCGTCACCGTGACGAACGCCAAGCGCGGATCCTGCAGCGACTGCGAAATCAGGACGCCGAGGATGCGCTGGATCTCGTGATCGATTTTGGCGAGACGCTGCTGCTTCACGCGCGCACCAACTCGGCTGCGACCTTCTCGATCGTAAACGCTTCGATGACGTCGCCTTCTTTAAGGTCTTGGAACTTGGCGATCTGAATGCCGCATTCGAACCCTTCGGCCACTTCGCGCACGTCTTCTTTAAAGCGACGCAACGACTCGACCTCACCGTCGAACACGACGACACTATCGCGAACGACGCGGGCCTTGTTGTTACGACCGATCTTACCGCTGGTGACGTAACAGCCGACGATCGTTCCAACTTTGCTGACCTTGAAGACTTGGCGCACTTCGGCCCGGCCCAGCGCGACCTCGCGCTCGATCGGCGCGAGCAAACCGCGCATCGCCTTTTTGAGGTCTTCTTCGATTTCGTAGATGACTTGGTAGAAGCGCAAATCGACGCCTTCGTTTTCGGCCAACCGGCGCGCCGTTTCGTCGGGCCGGATATTGAAGCCGATGAGGACGGCGTTTGAGGCGCTCGCCAGGTTGACGTCGTTGGGCGAAATCGCACCGACGCCGCCGTGGATGACGCGGATGTCGACGTTGTCGGTCGATAGCGATTCCATGCGCGAGCGCAGGGCTTCGAGCGACCCTTGTCCGTCGGCCTTGATGATCAAGTTGAGGGTCTTCTTGCCCTCGGTCGGCATGCTCATGAACGTTTCGAGCGAGACGCGCTGCGAACCGGTTGCCGCCATACGGACGTCGCGACGGCGCGTCGCCCGTTTTTCGGCGGTTTCGCGCGCGACGCGTTCGTCGCTAACGACCGAGAGCGAATCGCCGGCTGCCGGTACGTCGGACAAACCCATGATCTCGACCGGAACCGAAGGTCCGGCTTTCTTGACTTGTTTACCCTTGTCGTCGATGAGCGCGCGGACTTTGCCAAACGTTCCGCCCGCGACGATGATGTCGCCGACGCGTAACGTTCCATTTTGCACGAGCACGGTTGCAACCGCACCGCGTCCGCGGTGGAGCGCGGATTCGATCACGATGCCGGTCGCGCGGCGATTACGGTTGGCTTTGAGATCGCGGATATCGGCTTCCAACAGCACCGTGTCGAGCAAGCCGGCGATGCCGTCGCCGGTACGCGCCGAGACGGGCACCATTTCGATCGTGCCGCCCCAGTCGACCGGCTGCAGCCCCTGTTCGGCCAACTGCTGCTTGACGCGGTCGGGTTGCGCATCGGGCTTATCCATTTTATTGATCGCCACGACGATCGGAACTCCGGCCGCCTTGACGTGCGCGATGGCTTCGCGCGTTTGCGGCATCACACCGTCGTCGGCCGCGACGACGAGAATCGCCACGTCGGTGACTTTGGCGCCGCGGGCTCGCATCGCCGTAAACGCTTCGTGGCCGGGCGTATCGATAAACGTGATCTTGCGATCGTTGCGCTCGACGGTATACGCACCGATTTTTTGCGTGATACCGCCGGCCTCGCCGCCCGCCACGTCGGCTTGGCGGATCTTGTCGAGCAACGACGTCTTGCCGTGATCGACGTGTCCCAGAACGGTGACGACCGGCGCACGCGGCGTCATCATTTCGGGTTTGTCTTCTTCTTGCTCGACTTTGACTTCTTCGCCGGCTTCCTTGACGACGGCATTGAACCCGAACTTTTTCGCGACCGTGATTGCGACGTCGCTTGGGATGTTCTGGTTGATGGTCGCCATCGTGCCCACGCGGATGAGCTCGGTGATCACATCCTTGACCGGGACGATCATCGAGGTCGCAAGTTCTTGCACCGTGAGCAAGTCGGGAATTTCGATCGCCTCGAGGGAGCGCGCCGGCGAGGTGACGGCGGAGTGGTCGCCCTTCTTCTTGCGCTGACGCTCTTTTTCGAGCAGCAGTTCGGTTTCGCGATCTTTCTTTGCGGCGGCTTTGTCCTGATGCGACCGCACGCGATCGCCGGGACGACTGCCGCCGGCCGACGGTGCGGGCGTTTGGTCGGTTGCGCCTGGAGCGGCGCCCGGACGCGCGAACGGGGTGGCAGCAGGACGCTGGGCCGGCGCGAGCGGCCGGAACGGACCGTTACCGGCATGCCGGCGTCCCGGAGCGGTGGCCGGCGCTTGACCGGCGGGCCTCGCGACGAACGCTCCCGGTTTACCCGGAGGGGCCGTTGGCAGCGATTGGCCGGGTCGAGGTGCCACGCCGGGACGGCCGGGTAAACCGGTTTGCGGGCCGGGTGATGCGGATGCAGTGGTCGTTGGCGGCGGCGGAGCCTGGCGCCGGACAATCGATTGCTGGCCGGCCGGAACCGGGCGCAATTGCGGGATCGGCTCGTGCGCCGGCGGTTTAATCGGGCGGCGGACGGGTGCCGTAGGCGTCTCCTGCACGTCCGACGGCGGCCCGGCAGGAGCGGTTTGCTCGACGGGTGCGCTAGCTGCAATCAGCGGAGCAGTAGGAGCCTCAACCTCGGCAACTGCGGGCGGCGGCGCAACAGCCTCGCCGGCCGGCGGCTGCGTTGCTGCAGGCCGGGCCGGACGAGGGGCGGGTCCAGTGACCGGACGCAGACGCGGAACGGGTGCATCGACCGGCGCGCTCGGTGCGGGCTTGGGCGGGACCGCGGTCGCAGCCGCTTGGGACGGCGCCGGCGGCGAGACGGTCGCCGCGCCAGCCGCCGGAACGGATGGCGCCGGCGATACCGGCTTCGGGTTGGATTTGAGCAGCACGCTGCGTACCAGATCTGCGATCTGATCGGGCACCACGCTCAACTGATTTTTTGCTTCGAAGACGCCGCCCAGCCGCTCGTTGAACAGCGTGACCAGCTCTTTCGATGAGAGCCCGAGCTCCTTCGCGAGCTCGAAGATCCGTACTTTTGCCGTAGCCAAAACTCCTTACAACATGGGTCGTCCCGACTACGGACGCGCCCATTACGCGCTCAAATGCCGTCCCTCATCGCGCTAGCGCGCATGGTGGTCGACGGGGTCGATCGTGACACGAGGTTTCATCATGATCCGCTCACTAGGCTATCATATTCGGCCGCGGCGACCGAAAGACCCGGGTAACGTTTATTCTTTGCCGTTCGCGTGCCGCACGCGCTCGAGCAGAGGTAGGCGCCGCGGCCAGGCTGCCGTGGCACGTGGTGCGGATCCGCCGACCATGCGGTCCCCCGGCGAACGAACCGCTGCAGTGCTTGCTGCGGGTAGCGTTTGCGACAACCCACGCACTGCCGAACCGGCTGCACCAGCCGCTACGATCCTTCTTCCGGTCCAAGACGCTCGCGGCGGAACTCCTCGAGCTTCCGGATGAGATCCGCGTCGATATCGACACCATCGCTGTCGTCGGCTGCCGCTACCGGTTCCGAAGCCTCGGCAGGCGTTTCGTCGGCGGTGCGCTCGGCGCGTTCGACCAGATATCGATCGCGCGCTTCAGCGGATTCGCTTTCGCTGGCGATGTCGAGGCGCCAGCCGGTCAATCTTGCCGCGAGGCGCACGTTTTGCCCATCGCGTCCGATCGCCAACGAGAGTTGGTAATCGGGCACGATGACGAGCGCGACGCCATCGTCTTCAAACAACTCGACTTCGACGACTTTGGCCGGCGCCAGCGCCTTCATGATGAACGAATCGTGATCGCTCGAATACGGAATAACGTCGATCTTCTCGCCACGTAAGTTATCGGTAACGTTCGCAATGCGGCTCGACTTCGGACCTAAGCATGCTCCGACGGGATCGACTTCTGGACGGTTGCTTTTCACGGCGACCTTCGAACGGCTACCGGCTTCGCGTGCGATGGCCATGATCTCGACGGTGCCGTCGGCGATCTCCGGAACCTCGAGCTCCATCAATCGCTGCACCAATCCCTCGGCGGTGCGCGACAGAATAACTTGCGGTCCTCGCGGCGAACGTTTGACGTCGAGCACGTACGCGCGGATAAAATCGTTGATGCGATACGACTCGCCGGGAACTTGCTCGTCGAGGTACATGACCGCTTCGTCGCGGCCTTCCAGCGTAATGAACATGTTGCGCTGCTCGTAGCGTTGGATCGTTCCGGTCACCAAATCGTTGAGCTTACGAACGTATTTGTTGTAGACCGTATCGCGTTCGGCTTCGCGAATGCGCTGTACGATGACTTGCTTGGCGGTCTGCGCGGCGATTCGTCCGAAATCTTTCGGCGTCACTTCTTCGTCGAAGAAATCACCGGACTGGTACGGTTCGCCGGCTTCGCGAACGGAGATCTCGAGTTTGGCATCGGCGACTTCGTCGACGATCGTCCTCCGGTGATACACCTTGTAGGCGCCGCTTTGGCGGTCGACGACCACGATCGCGTTCGATTCGCTGCCGAAATGCCGCTTGTACGCGGTCAGCAACGCTGCTTCCAGCGCTTCGAGCAGCATCTCGAAGGCGATGTTTCGGTCCTTCGCAATCGAGTGCAGGACGTCGATCAAGCGTTCTTCGGGGATCGTTTCAGTCGGCATGTAATTTCTTTCGTTCGCGTTTGGCGCGCTGCAAGTCGGCGCGGGGATCGTATTCGAGGTTGGCGTTGCGGATGGCCGCAAAAGGTACGGGCAGTTCGCCGCTATCGGTGAGTAACAACACCGACTCGCCGCGAAGACCGGCTAGCGTGCCGCGATGCGTCTTGCTGCCGTTGACGGTCAGCGACGTCACGATCTTGGCGCGTTGTCCGGCGAATCGTTCGTAGTCGGCCGGACGCAGCAGCGGACGATCGAGCCCAGCGGATTCGACTTCGAGAGCGTACGGAATGTCGAGGGCCTCCAACGAGCCGTTCAAACGCGCAGCGACTCGCTCGCACAGCGCAATGTCGACGCCGCCTGGCCGATCGATGGTCACTGCGAACGACGTCAAGCGCTGCGTCGTACGAGCCCGCCGTGCCACGATTTCCAACATCGGAAATGCTTGCCCGTCGTGCGCGATCGCGTCGAGTTCCCGTTCGAATGCCGTTTGTAATTCGCTTCCCACGCTGTCCTGAAATAACGAAGCGCGGGACGTGCCCACGCTTTCCTACTGCTTGACCATATCATACCCAAAAGGGTTTCGGGTCGCAAGCCCGCCTTATGGCGCTTGCTCTTTGGTGTAGGGTTCGAGCAATCGCCCTTCGCACGCCACGGTAACGATGCCCTCGACGATCGGCGGGAGCGTTCCGCGCCCGGACGCGCCGCCCACGGCGGCCTGAGTGCCGTTCGGAGGCGCGAAATCGCCGGCATGATAGGCCACGGCGTTGAGCGGATAGCGCACCAGCCAGCCGGTGCACATCGTTGTCGGCCCCGATTTGTGCGCCGCCGTGACCCACATCTCGACCAATCCCTCGGAAGAACCGCCACCGCTCGACCGGTAGATGTACTTCGTTTCGGCCAGCACCTCCGGCGGCGGGGTCGGGCGCAGCGAGCCGTGCAACGAGATTTGCGGCGTGAACTGCTTGGATTGCGGATGCACCGGACCCGACGGCAGCAGGGCGCGGAGGCGAGAGTTGATGTCGGGCACGGGTGCCCGCGTCTTTTGCGGCTTCGGCTCCGGAGCCGGTGACGGCGTGGGCGCGATCTCGACCGGCCGGCGCGGTGCCGGTACCGTCTTGGCGCCCGTGCCGGGGCGCGGTCCGGGCGATCCGACACCCTTCGGCCCGGGACTAGGGGCGGTGCCCGCGGTCTTGGCGACGATGGCGGCGGCGCTGGGTCCCGGGGACGGCACCCCCGCATGCGGGGCCGGGCTGGGCGAGCTATGCTCGGCCGGCGCCGCACTCGGCTGCGGCCGGGCGGTCGCACGAGCAACGGCAGCAGCGGTCGGCACCGCGGTCGCTCGCTGTGACGGGGCCGGGCTGGGCCGCTCGGTCGGAGCAGAGGTCGGGGACGGCGGCTTCGGCGAGCGGCTCGGAACCGGACGTGCGCTTGGAACGGGTGAAGGCGCCGCGCTCGGCTGACGAACGGACACGACGACCGGTCCGATCGTCGGAACCGGGATGGGGGCCGCGGGAGCCGCCTCCTGGGGCTGCACTTCGTAGACGTTTTCGGTGGGTTGCGGCTGCGGCTGAACGTGCTGCTGCGGCACCGGGCGGGGATTCGGCGGCGCCTTACGGTCTTGTTTGGCCAGCTCGTGCCGGTTTTGCG contains the following coding sequences:
- the truB gene encoding tRNA pseudouridine(55) synthase TruB, translating into MLGFINLFKPAGLTSTQAVSRVRRILRIASGDRRLPAGHLGTLDPQAAGVLPIAVGKATRLIPLLDDRRKAYACTFVAGIATDTQDAVGRTIASQPVPANWAQALPAALESFVGRIEQTPPMFSALHHGGKRLYELAREGVVVERKARTITIYSLQLLGVESINIARIRIACSEGTYIRTLCSDIGERIGLPAHMGSLVREASGPFVLSEALTMEAIAGDPLAALIAPENIVPFPTIVLDLRESADFRAGRMVPLPAGVGSRHVFVRDESRTLVGVGETLGALLAPRKVFI
- a CDS encoding DHH family phosphoesterase, coding for MIQETPRLATTAEVVAQLRKRSTFVMVSHVKPDGDTLGAGLALGLALEKLGKRVLYFQEGVVPRNLRFMPAADRVQSKLPEDLPADTLFVFCDMSDSGRAGESLPAIDRDNVLDIDHHLGNSLFGKFNYVLEKECSTGSTVMHILRELGAPLDADIATCILTAVMTDTGGFMHSNTLPDVLELGAELMRLGADKEEITEEVFLRKRVAATRLLGRIIDNMTFAHDGRYCYSYVDDEMLEQTGADGEDTEDTVNTIRGQEGVEVSALFKAIEGEIRVSLRSNGRVNVQAAAARLGGGGHFRASGLSYTGPLQDAFAAVDAALVEEGL
- the rbfA gene encoding 30S ribosome-binding factor RbfA is translated as MKQQRLAKIDHEIQRILGVLISQSLQDPRLAFVTVTRAEVSDDLQHCKVFVSVIGDRHAAQQSLEALQHASRFLRGELGRKIELRHTPDLTFIEDRSSERAIALAKTLREAAGETQA
- the infB gene encoding translation initiation factor IF-2, translated to MATAKVRIFELAKELGLSSKELVTLFNERLGGVFEAKNQLSVVPDQIADLVRSVLLKSNPKPVSPAPSVPAAGAATVSPPAPSQAAATAVPPKPAPSAPVDAPVPRLRPVTGPAPRPARPAATQPPAGEAVAPPPAVAEVEAPTAPLIAASAPVEQTAPAGPPSDVQETPTAPVRRPIKPPAHEPIPQLRPVPAGQQSIVRRQAPPPPTTTASASPGPQTGLPGRPGVAPRPGQSLPTAPPGKPGAFVARPAGQAPATAPGRRHAGNGPFRPLAPAQRPAATPFARPGAAPGATDQTPAPSAGGSRPGDRVRSHQDKAAAKKDRETELLLEKERQRKKKGDHSAVTSPARSLEAIEIPDLLTVQELATSMIVPVKDVITELIRVGTMATINQNIPSDVAITVAKKFGFNAVVKEAGEEVKVEQEEDKPEMMTPRAPVVTVLGHVDHGKTSLLDKIRQADVAGGEAGGITQKIGAYTVERNDRKITFIDTPGHEAFTAMRARGAKVTDVAILVVAADDGVMPQTREAIAHVKAAGVPIVVAINKMDKPDAQPDRVKQQLAEQGLQPVDWGGTIEMVPVSARTGDGIAGLLDTVLLEADIRDLKANRNRRATGIVIESALHRGRGAVATVLVQNGTLRVGDIIVAGGTFGKVRALIDDKGKQVKKAGPSVPVEIMGLSDVPAAGDSLSVVSDERVARETAEKRATRRRDVRMAATGSQRVSLETFMSMPTEGKKTLNLIIKADGQGSLEALRSRMESLSTDNVDIRVIHGGVGAISPNDVNLASASNAVLIGFNIRPDETARRLAENEGVDLRFYQVIYEIEEDLKKAMRGLLAPIEREVALGRAEVRQVFKVSKVGTIVGCYVTSGKIGRNNKARVVRDSVVVFDGEVESLRRFKEDVREVAEGFECGIQIAKFQDLKEGDVIEAFTIEKVAAELVRA
- the nusA gene encoding transcription termination factor NusA, whose protein sequence is MPTETIPEERLIDVLHSIAKDRNIAFEMLLEALEAALLTAYKRHFGSESNAIVVVDRQSGAYKVYHRRTIVDEVADAKLEISVREAGEPYQSGDFFDEEVTPKDFGRIAAQTAKQVIVQRIREAERDTVYNKYVRKLNDLVTGTIQRYEQRNMFITLEGRDEAVMYLDEQVPGESYRINDFIRAYVLDVKRSPRGPQVILSRTAEGLVQRLMELEVPEIADGTVEIMAIAREAGSRSKVAVKSNRPEVDPVGACLGPKSSRIANVTDNLRGEKIDVIPYSSDHDSFIMKALAPAKVVEVELFEDDGVALVIVPDYQLSLAIGRDGQNVRLAARLTGWRLDIASESESAEARDRYLVERAERTADETPAEASEPVAAADDSDGVDIDADLIRKLEEFRRERLGPEEGS